The Sediminispirochaeta smaragdinae DSM 11293 genome has a segment encoding these proteins:
- the groL gene encoding chaperonin GroEL (60 kDa chaperone family; promotes refolding of misfolded polypeptides especially under stressful conditions; forms two stacked rings of heptamers to form a barrel-shaped 14mer; ends can be capped by GroES; misfolded proteins enter the barrel where they are refolded when GroES binds), whose protein sequence is MAKQLSFNEEARRSLTRGVEKISNAVKVTLGPKGRNVLIDKKFGAPTVTKDGVSVAKEVELEDPFENMGAQLLKEVATKTNDVAGDGTTTATVLAYSIIKEGMKSVAAGINPMGIKRGIDKAVEDAIVEIKKNAKEIKDKEEIAQVATISANNDREIGDEIANAMEKVGKDGVITVEESKNIDTSTDFVEGMQFDRGYLSPYFATNRETMTAVLESPYILIHDKKISNMKDLLPILEKVAQANKPILIIAEDVDGEALATLVVNSIRGTLNAVAVKAPGFGDRRKAMLEDIAVLTGGQVISEELGMKLESTDLSQLGQAKTVKVEKENTTIINGEGKASDLKDRIAQIKAQIEDTTSDYDREKLQERLAKLAGGVAVINVGAATEVELKEKKHRVEDALSATRAAIEEGVIPGGGLTLIQAVHALEKKDISSFGDEEQVGYRIVRRALEEPIRQIAINAGLDGAIIADKAKHEKKGIGFDAGKMEWTDMLKAGIIDPAKVTRSALQNAASIAALLLTTECSITDLPEKAEPAAGAPGAGMGGMGGMGGMGGMM, encoded by the coding sequence ATGGCGAAACAGCTCAGTTTTAACGAAGAGGCCCGCAGATCACTGACCAGGGGCGTTGAGAAGATTTCCAACGCGGTAAAGGTTACCCTTGGGCCCAAGGGACGAAATGTTCTGATCGACAAGAAATTCGGTGCTCCTACAGTCACCAAAGACGGTGTTTCCGTCGCGAAAGAGGTTGAACTCGAAGATCCTTTTGAGAACATGGGTGCTCAGCTGCTGAAAGAGGTGGCGACCAAAACCAATGATGTTGCCGGTGACGGAACCACTACTGCGACGGTTCTTGCCTACTCCATTATCAAAGAGGGGATGAAGAGCGTTGCCGCCGGAATCAACCCCATGGGTATCAAGCGCGGAATCGACAAGGCTGTTGAAGATGCGATTGTGGAAATCAAGAAAAATGCAAAAGAGATCAAGGACAAGGAAGAGATTGCTCAGGTTGCAACCATTTCCGCCAACAACGATCGCGAGATTGGTGATGAGATCGCCAATGCGATGGAAAAGGTCGGAAAGGACGGTGTCATCACCGTTGAGGAGTCGAAGAACATCGACACTTCAACTGATTTCGTCGAGGGTATGCAGTTCGACCGCGGTTATCTTTCTCCCTATTTCGCAACCAACCGCGAAACCATGACCGCCGTTCTTGAAAGCCCTTATATTTTGATTCACGACAAAAAGATTTCCAACATGAAGGATCTCCTTCCCATTCTTGAGAAGGTTGCTCAGGCCAACAAGCCGATTCTTATCATTGCCGAGGATGTGGATGGTGAGGCTCTTGCCACCCTGGTTGTCAACAGCATCCGCGGAACCCTGAACGCCGTTGCGGTCAAGGCCCCGGGTTTTGGTGATCGCCGAAAGGCTATGCTCGAAGATATCGCCGTTCTTACCGGTGGGCAGGTGATCAGCGAAGAGCTCGGTATGAAGCTCGAAAGCACCGATCTTAGCCAGCTCGGTCAGGCAAAGACCGTCAAGGTTGAGAAAGAAAACACCACCATCATCAATGGTGAGGGTAAGGCTTCCGATCTTAAGGACCGAATTGCTCAGATCAAGGCTCAGATCGAGGATACCACCAGCGATTACGACCGCGAGAAGCTCCAGGAGCGACTTGCCAAATTGGCCGGCGGTGTCGCCGTGATCAATGTCGGTGCGGCAACCGAGGTTGAATTGAAGGAGAAGAAGCATCGGGTTGAGGATGCTCTTTCCGCCACCAGGGCAGCCATCGAAGAAGGGGTTATCCCCGGTGGTGGTCTTACCCTGATCCAGGCCGTACACGCCCTCGAGAAAAAGGATATTTCCTCCTTCGGTGATGAGGAGCAGGTAGGATACAGAATCGTTCGCCGTGCTCTGGAAGAGCCGATTCGTCAGATCGCCATCAATGCCGGTCTCGACGGTGCGATCATTGCCGACAAGGCAAAGCACGAGAAGAAGGGTATCGGTTTCGACGCTGGAAAGATGGAATGGACCGATATGCTCAAGGCTGGTATCATTGATCCTGCCAAGGTTACCCGCAGTGCTCTTCAGAATGCCGCTTCCATTGCAGCGCTTCTGCTTACCACCGAGTGCTCCATTACCGACCTGCCTGAGAAGGCTGAACCCGCTGCCGGTGCTCCTGGTGCCGGAATGGGAGGCATGGGCGGAATGGGAGGCATGGGCGGTATGATGTAA